The following proteins are encoded in a genomic region of Phycodurus eques isolate BA_2022a chromosome 11, UOR_Pequ_1.1, whole genome shotgun sequence:
- the mzt1 gene encoding mitotic-spindle organizing protein 1, which translates to MASASNANLNAVRETMDVLLEISRLLNTGLDMESLSICVRLCEQGINPEALSSVIKELRKASETLKAPENCTNG; encoded by the exons ATGGCAAGTGCATCCAACGCTAACCTGAATGCTGTCCGGGAGACTATGGACG TGTTACTGGAGATCTCCAGGCTGCTAAACACTGGCTTGGACATGGAGTCTTTGTCCATCTGTGTGAGATTATGTGAGCAGGGCATAAACCCAGAAGCTCTGTCTTCTGTCATCAAGGAGCTGAGAAAAGCCTCCGAGACCCTCAAG gctCCTGAGAATTGCACAAATGGATGA